A region from the Salifodinibacter halophilus genome encodes:
- the tsaE gene encoding tRNA (adenosine(37)-N6)-threonylcarbamoyltransferase complex ATPase subunit type 1 TsaE has protein sequence MTVALPDPAATDAFGRRIADALAAWSGGLVVSLAGELGAGKTALTRAVLATLGESGPVVSPSYTLVEPYTVAGRTLYHVDLYRLADPAELDFLGLRDVDPGRDWLLIEWADNGGDELPAIDIRIDLAYRDDQGRTASTHALTERGGVFVDTLAPSDSML, from the coding sequence ATGACTGTCGCATTGCCCGATCCTGCGGCCACCGATGCCTTCGGTCGGCGCATTGCCGATGCATTAGCGGCATGGTCGGGCGGTCTGGTAGTGAGCCTCGCAGGTGAACTCGGTGCCGGCAAAACGGCGTTGACGCGCGCTGTGCTGGCCACGCTTGGCGAATCAGGCCCGGTTGTCTCGCCAAGCTATACATTGGTCGAGCCCTATACGGTGGCCGGCCGAACGCTGTATCACGTTGATCTTTACCGGCTTGCCGATCCAGCCGAATTGGATTTTCTTGGCCTGCGCGATGTCGATCCTGGGCGCGACTGGCTATTGATCGAATGGGCTGATAACGGGGGCGACGAATTACCGGCTATCGATATCCGGATCGATCTCGCTTATCGCGACGACCAAGGGCGAACCGCCAGCACTCATGCGCTAACCGAGCGCGGCGGTGTGTTTGTCGACACGTTGGCGCCGTCCGACAGCATGTTGTGA
- the tolB gene encoding Tol-Pal system beta propeller repeat protein TolB, protein MSRPLNIRFTAVATALASAMMSSAASAALSVNITKSSDQAIPIAVVPFKQSAGNTSTNIAKVLREDLSSTGLFKAIPKTKMPAQPHAVSAVDYEAWQKASIDNLVLGDLAQAGGGDYQLRLHLVSAAAKNTMAGWQIKAGAGGLRNAAHVGANLIYKELLGTPGYFQSQLAYVTVSNENGNRRYRLMVSDYDGHNPSAVFTSSTPIMSPAFSPNGKKLAYVAFDMQKGRSSLRVQNLATGKIRTVSSRPGINGAPAWSPDGSKLAITLSKSGGPDIYIYDLNSSNLRRLTHTGGIDTEPTWSSDGKQIAFTSNRGGQPQIYRISTQGGDATRITYDGTSSQSPVYGPNGKRMAFVRQSKGKGYRVAIRNLSNQHTRIISEGSLDERPGFAPNGQAVIYDAQTGEHSLVIASVKGDTKTRLSQQGQVQDPAWGASGP, encoded by the coding sequence ATGAGTCGACCCTTGAATATACGTTTTACCGCCGTTGCGACAGCACTGGCTAGCGCCATGATGAGCTCAGCCGCCAGCGCGGCGCTGTCGGTCAATATCACTAAAAGCTCGGATCAGGCGATCCCGATCGCCGTGGTGCCGTTTAAGCAATCGGCGGGCAACACGTCGACCAATATCGCCAAGGTCCTCCGCGAGGATCTGTCATCCACCGGGCTGTTCAAGGCGATTCCGAAGACTAAAATGCCGGCGCAGCCTCATGCCGTTTCTGCGGTCGATTACGAGGCTTGGCAAAAAGCTTCGATCGATAACCTCGTGCTGGGCGACTTGGCACAGGCTGGCGGTGGCGACTACCAGCTCCGACTTCACCTAGTGTCGGCGGCTGCGAAAAATACAATGGCCGGTTGGCAAATCAAGGCTGGGGCTGGCGGCCTGCGTAATGCCGCCCACGTGGGTGCGAATCTCATTTATAAAGAGTTGCTGGGCACGCCTGGCTATTTCCAATCGCAGCTCGCGTACGTCACGGTCAGCAATGAGAATGGCAACCGCCGTTACAGACTGATGGTGTCTGACTACGACGGCCATAATCCGTCGGCGGTGTTCACGTCGTCGACCCCGATCATGTCACCGGCGTTTTCGCCGAACGGCAAGAAGCTGGCGTATGTGGCATTCGACATGCAAAAGGGCCGCAGCAGCTTGCGGGTTCAGAATCTGGCGACTGGCAAAATCCGCACCGTGTCATCGCGCCCCGGGATCAACGGCGCGCCGGCGTGGTCGCCGGACGGCTCGAAATTGGCTATTACGCTGTCCAAAAGCGGCGGTCCGGATATCTACATCTACGATCTGAATAGCAGCAATCTGCGTCGACTCACCCATACCGGTGGTATCGACACCGAGCCGACCTGGTCATCGGACGGCAAACAGATTGCGTTCACGTCGAATCGCGGTGGCCAGCCTCAGATCTATCGGATCAGCACCCAAGGCGGCGATGCAACGCGTATAACCTACGATGGCACCAGCAGCCAGAGTCCGGTTTACGGGCCGAACGGTAAGCGTATGGCGTTTGTGCGACAAAGCAAAGGTAAAGGCTACCGTGTTGCTATTCGCAACCTGAGCAATCAGCACACTCGGATTATCAGCGAGGGGTCGCTCGATGAACGGCCGGGTTTCGCGCCCAACGGTCAGGCTGTTATCTACGATGCACAAACGGGTGAGCACTCGCTTGTCATCGCCTCGGTTAAAGGCGATACAAAAACACGACTATCGCAACAGGGCCAAGTTCAAGACCCTGCGTGGGGCGCTTCGGGGCCCTAG
- the pal gene encoding peptidoglycan-associated lipoprotein Pal, whose product MQSILGYEKKQGTTVLKTGLVAAAITALAGCASGGGPGPSGGADQNPAGSGQAASGQSHAQGQGDKTVARGLRGIPSEDRAKFKDPDSPLSTRTLYFKFDRSSVKSKYAKVIRAHAQYLAKHPEVHMRVEGHTDPRGTREYNIALGSRRAKSVTQALTMSNAKSSQISTLSFGEERPAVMGDTKSDYAKDRRVVLVYTNNQ is encoded by the coding sequence ATGCAAAGCATTCTCGGATATGAAAAAAAGCAGGGCACAACAGTGCTCAAAACTGGTTTGGTTGCAGCCGCAATCACAGCGTTGGCGGGTTGTGCCTCCGGGGGTGGCCCTGGCCCAAGCGGTGGCGCCGATCAGAATCCGGCCGGCAGTGGCCAGGCGGCATCCGGTCAATCACACGCTCAAGGCCAAGGAGATAAAACCGTTGCGCGCGGACTGCGTGGTATCCCGTCGGAAGATCGCGCCAAGTTCAAAGACCCCGACAGTCCGTTGTCCACCCGTACCCTTTACTTCAAGTTTGACAGAAGCAGCGTGAAGTCGAAGTATGCCAAAGTGATTCGGGCACACGCCCAGTATTTGGCGAAACACCCGGAAGTGCATATGCGAGTGGAAGGCCACACCGATCCACGTGGCACGCGTGAATACAATATTGCACTTGGCTCGCGCCGCGCCAAATCGGTCACACAAGCGCTGACGATGTCCAATGCGAAATCGAGCCAGATTTCGACGCTGTCATTCGGCGAGGAACGACCGGCGGTTATGGGCGACACCAAGTCGGACTATGCCAAAGACCGGCGCGTTGTTCTTGTTTACACCAATAATCAATAA
- the tolR gene encoding protein TolR, translating to MTVRTRRKRRLAAEINVVPYIDVMLVLLIIFMVTAPMLKTGVDVSLPKADAKPMKNDNNAKPIIVTVKKGGRLYLNVAPNPEKPVSPGKLKHIARQEIANHPKAPVSVKGDGKGQYGNVVRAMTLLQKAGASDIGLQTDNVEPQQESTGDNTQKTSDTG from the coding sequence ATGACGGTTCGCACGCGTCGCAAACGCCGCCTAGCCGCTGAAATTAATGTCGTACCCTATATCGACGTAATGCTGGTGCTGTTGATCATTTTCATGGTTACGGCGCCAATGCTGAAAACGGGTGTCGATGTCAGCCTGCCGAAGGCTGATGCCAAGCCGATGAAAAACGATAATAATGCGAAGCCAATTATCGTGACGGTTAAAAAGGGTGGCCGGCTCTATTTGAATGTGGCACCGAATCCGGAAAAGCCGGTCTCACCCGGTAAGCTAAAGCATATCGCTCGGCAGGAGATTGCTAACCATCCGAAGGCCCCGGTCTCGGTTAAGGGTGACGGTAAAGGTCAGTACGGCAACGTCGTACGCGCTATGACGTTGTTGCAGAAAGCCGGTGCTTCGGATATCGGCCTGCAGACCGATAACGTCGAGCCGCAGCAAGAATCCACCGGCGACAACACTCAGAAGACTAGCGATACCGGTTGA
- the ruvA gene encoding Holliday junction branch migration protein RuvA yields MIGQLRGKVVAKKPPQIVIDVGGVGYEVQVPMSTLAALPTGDTETTLLTQLIVRDDALVLYGFMTDDERGLFQELTRVSGVGPKMALTILSGMNPADFVATVDADDSDRLTGLPGVGKKTAARLVVEMRDRLAASNLALSTPQTAVTGSTRADSAPSSRTEARDALVALGYKSSEAERLLAGAADEDETADETVDAETLIRRALKRAVR; encoded by the coding sequence ATGATTGGTCAACTCCGGGGCAAGGTTGTCGCCAAAAAACCGCCCCAGATCGTCATCGACGTCGGCGGTGTCGGTTACGAGGTGCAGGTGCCGATGTCCACGCTGGCGGCGTTGCCGACTGGCGACACCGAAACGACGCTATTGACCCAGCTGATTGTGCGCGACGACGCATTAGTGCTCTACGGCTTTATGACTGACGACGAACGCGGCCTGTTCCAAGAGCTGACACGCGTTTCCGGCGTTGGGCCAAAAATGGCGCTGACGATTTTATCGGGCATGAATCCGGCCGATTTTGTCGCTACTGTCGATGCTGACGATAGCGACCGCCTGACCGGTTTGCCCGGTGTTGGTAAAAAGACCGCGGCGCGCCTGGTTGTGGAAATGCGCGACCGGCTTGCGGCGAGTAATTTGGCGTTGAGTACGCCACAAACGGCGGTGACCGGAAGCACACGTGCGGACTCGGCGCCCAGTAGTCGGACCGAGGCACGCGATGCGCTGGTCGCGCTTGGCTATAAATCCAGCGAAGCGGAACGGCTGCTGGCCGGCGCGGCTGACGAAGACGAAACAGCCGATGAAACGGTTGACGCCGAAACCTTGATACGCCGCGCACTCAAGCGCGCCGTGCGCTGA
- the ybgC gene encoding tol-pal system-associated acyl-CoA thioesterase produces MSDVASQNRLNVRVYYEDTDASGVVYHANYLKYFERGRTEWLSDAGYDHRQLAESQGLGFTLARLRIDYRRPARLDDRLCVVTSIADHGRARIDFDQRVFCGEHELVTASARVACIELTEFKPQALPADLIQGV; encoded by the coding sequence ATGAGTGACGTGGCTTCCCAAAACCGACTCAACGTACGTGTTTATTACGAAGACACCGATGCCAGTGGGGTGGTCTATCATGCCAACTACCTCAAGTATTTCGAACGTGGCCGCACTGAATGGCTGTCGGATGCTGGCTATGATCATCGCCAGTTGGCGGAGTCGCAGGGGTTGGGTTTTACGCTGGCGCGCCTACGTATTGATTATCGGCGCCCGGCACGCCTCGACGACCGGCTGTGTGTCGTGACGTCTATCGCTGATCACGGCCGGGCACGGATTGATTTCGACCAGCGCGTGTTTTGCGGCGAGCACGAGCTGGTCACGGCGAGTGCGCGGGTGGCGTGTATCGAGCTGACCGAGTTCAAGCCGCAGGCATTGCCGGCCGACCTTATACAAGGAGTCTGA
- a CDS encoding NAD(P)H-hydrate dehydratase, whose amino-acid sequence MSGLELPTGCYDGAGVRALDQAFMAETGVTGDALMRWAGESAYRALAERWPNAYSMRVFCGGGNNAGDGYVIARLALEAGWCVDVIALKPIDELQGAARRAADAFLVAGGRVQLTLAHAGIHAEVVVDALLGTGVDRPVEGQYADAIGAINQTRSRAVGIVAVDLPSGLDAGTGSIHGDAVRADLTATFIGLKLGLMIGDGPATVGQLVFDDLGAPSAIFDLHPPIASRISATRAQTALAPRVATAHKNDHGRVHCVGGNRGMGGSIRLAAEGALRTGSGLVSVACHPDHASAMSQARPELMAAGVDADGDERDLNTAADVIVIGPGLAGDTWAERRFASAMASDKPFVLDADGLNWLACVPESSAHRRRGDWILTPHPGEAARLLACSTGDVVRDRRASVLELARRYDAVVVLKGAGTLVADSDTVMINTTGNAGMAVGGMGDVLAGIIGSLWAQGVSAFDAACVGAHIHGAAGDAAALDGGPRGLLPSDLLPYLRDAVNPSHSA is encoded by the coding sequence ATGTCGGGCCTCGAATTGCCCACAGGCTGCTACGACGGCGCCGGCGTGCGCGCGCTCGATCAAGCGTTCATGGCCGAGACAGGTGTAACTGGCGACGCGCTGATGCGCTGGGCCGGGGAATCGGCATATCGGGCGCTGGCTGAGCGCTGGCCGAATGCATATTCGATGCGCGTGTTTTGCGGCGGTGGTAATAACGCCGGCGATGGCTACGTCATTGCGCGGTTGGCCCTTGAGGCTGGCTGGTGTGTTGATGTAATCGCGCTGAAACCGATCGACGAACTACAAGGCGCCGCGCGTAGGGCAGCCGATGCGTTTCTGGTGGCCGGTGGGCGCGTCCAGCTAACGTTGGCACATGCCGGTATACACGCCGAGGTCGTGGTTGACGCCTTGCTTGGCACGGGTGTCGATCGGCCGGTCGAAGGGCAATATGCCGATGCGATCGGTGCGATTAATCAAACCCGGTCGCGTGCGGTGGGCATCGTCGCTGTTGATTTGCCGTCCGGTTTGGACGCCGGCACGGGGTCGATCCACGGCGATGCGGTGCGTGCCGACTTAACGGCGACATTTATCGGTTTGAAGCTGGGCCTTATGATCGGTGATGGGCCGGCCACGGTGGGGCAGTTGGTCTTCGATGACCTGGGCGCGCCATCGGCGATTTTTGATTTGCATCCGCCAATCGCCAGCCGAATCAGCGCGACTCGAGCACAAACGGCACTGGCGCCACGCGTGGCAACCGCCCATAAAAACGACCACGGTCGGGTGCATTGTGTTGGCGGCAATCGTGGCATGGGGGGATCGATTCGATTGGCCGCTGAAGGCGCGCTGCGGACGGGTAGTGGGTTGGTCAGCGTGGCCTGTCACCCCGATCACGCGTCGGCGATGAGTCAGGCGCGTCCGGAATTGATGGCCGCTGGCGTCGATGCGGATGGCGACGAGCGCGACTTGAATACGGCTGCCGACGTGATTGTTATTGGTCCAGGGCTAGCTGGTGATACTTGGGCCGAGCGGCGTTTTGCGAGCGCGATGGCCAGCGATAAGCCGTTTGTGCTGGATGCCGACGGTTTGAATTGGCTCGCGTGTGTGCCCGAATCCAGCGCGCACCGGAGGCGCGGCGATTGGATTTTGACGCCGCACCCGGGCGAGGCGGCGCGCTTGCTCGCCTGTTCGACCGGCGATGTCGTGCGTGATCGGCGTGCGAGCGTGCTCGAACTGGCACGACGTTACGACGCAGTCGTAGTGCTGAAAGGCGCGGGCACACTCGTTGCTGATAGCGATACGGTCATGATCAACACGACCGGCAACGCCGGCATGGCAGTCGGCGGTATGGGCGATGTCCTAGCCGGCATAATCGGCTCACTATGGGCGCAAGGTGTGTCGGCGTTCGACGCGGCCTGCGTGGGTGCGCACATACATGGTGCCGCTGGCGACGCGGCCGCGCTCGACGGCGGTCCACGCGGGCTGCTGCCATCGGATTTGTTGCCATATCTGCGCGACGCCGTTAATCCGTCGCATTCTGCATGA
- a CDS encoding YebC/PmpR family DNA-binding transcriptional regulator, whose amino-acid sequence MAGHSKWANIKHRKAAEDKKRGKIFTKLIREITVAAREGGGDPDDNPRLRLAWDRALANNMPKDTIQRAAERGAGGGQAEALDEVRYEGYGPDGAAIMIDCMTDNKNRTVSDVRYVFSRHNGKLGADGSVGYLFSRQGSLTFEPEADSDHVLEVALEAGADDLIQTDDGAFEVVTAPGDYAAVKAALEAAGLVPAAADVTMRPSTVVELGGDSARVCMNLLDGLEDLDDVQRVYTNVEFTADALAESTE is encoded by the coding sequence ATGGCGGGCCACAGTAAATGGGCCAACATCAAGCACCGCAAAGCTGCCGAAGATAAAAAACGCGGCAAGATTTTTACCAAGCTGATCCGCGAGATCACGGTAGCGGCGCGTGAGGGCGGTGGTGATCCGGACGATAATCCGCGTCTGCGGTTGGCTTGGGATCGGGCGCTTGCCAATAACATGCCCAAGGACACAATCCAGCGCGCCGCCGAGCGCGGTGCCGGCGGCGGCCAGGCCGAAGCCCTCGATGAAGTCCGTTACGAAGGCTACGGTCCGGACGGCGCGGCGATCATGATCGACTGCATGACCGATAACAAAAACCGCACCGTGTCCGATGTGCGTTATGTCTTCAGTCGCCATAACGGCAAGCTCGGTGCCGATGGTTCGGTCGGGTATCTGTTTTCACGGCAGGGTAGTCTGACGTTTGAACCGGAAGCGGATTCGGATCACGTACTAGAAGTTGCGCTAGAAGCCGGTGCCGACGACTTGATCCAGACCGACGATGGCGCTTTCGAAGTCGTGACCGCACCCGGTGATTACGCAGCCGTCAAGGCAGCACTCGAAGCCGCCGGCTTGGTGCCAGCGGCGGCCGACGTCACCATGCGTCCGTCGACCGTCGTTGAGCTTGGCGGCGATAGCGCGCGTGTGTGCATGAATTTGCTCGACGGCTTGGAAGATCTCGACGACGTGCAACGTGTCTACACGAACGTCGAGTTCACCGCCGACGCGCTCGCCGAGTCGACTGAGTGA
- the ybgF gene encoding tol-pal system protein YbgF, protein MSALRLTTRPALLLVSALVIGVSPAINAAESSGADGSDSGANVLSLHFKIEKLEARIRRMQGEIDTLKHRLAQNRELQKKNYEALSKRVSGGGDDEAGQGAEAESGMSQSAEDSAEAKASGKDDTAQKSASENSSGQEQASSSSESQHAQYMDAFNTLKDGDYSKAAAGFQQFAKKHPDTGLTDNAYYWRGEALYVQKQYAKAKKAYSKVVNNFPNSPKKPNALYKIALIQIRSGQQDNAKSTLDRVIKNYGDSRAATLADKKREELGS, encoded by the coding sequence ATGTCGGCGCTTCGATTGACGACTCGGCCCGCGCTGCTGCTGGTTAGCGCATTAGTGATTGGTGTCTCGCCTGCAATCAATGCCGCGGAGTCGTCCGGTGCGGACGGCTCCGATAGCGGTGCAAATGTGCTATCGCTTCACTTCAAAATCGAGAAGCTTGAAGCGCGGATCCGGCGGATGCAGGGTGAAATCGATACGCTAAAACACCGGCTGGCCCAGAATCGTGAGCTGCAAAAAAAGAACTACGAAGCGCTGAGCAAGCGTGTCAGTGGTGGTGGCGATGATGAGGCTGGGCAGGGCGCCGAAGCTGAGTCGGGTATGTCGCAATCGGCCGAAGACTCGGCGGAAGCTAAAGCCAGCGGCAAGGATGACACTGCGCAGAAGTCAGCGAGCGAGAACTCAAGCGGGCAAGAGCAGGCATCGTCTTCGAGTGAGTCGCAACATGCACAGTATATGGATGCGTTTAACACACTCAAAGATGGCGATTACAGCAAGGCCGCTGCCGGGTTCCAGCAGTTTGCGAAAAAACATCCTGATACCGGACTGACCGATAACGCTTACTACTGGCGTGGTGAAGCGCTGTATGTTCAAAAGCAGTACGCCAAGGCGAAAAAAGCGTATAGCAAGGTCGTTAATAACTTTCCGAATTCGCCCAAAAAACCGAATGCGTTGTATAAGATTGCTTTGATTCAAATTCGAAGCGGGCAGCAGGATAATGCCAAGTCAACGCTGGACCGGGTTATCAAGAATTACGGTGACAGTCGTGCTGCCACGCTGGCGGACAAAAAACGTGAGGAACTCGGCTCCTGA
- the tolA gene encoding cell envelope integrity protein TolA, whose protein sequence is MWRYLIRNWRAVLFAIGVHVLLGLLIFFGVRYNTQPSPKSGGKQPEIVQAQLKQSQPDQTKPKQSKPEESDKKSNSTADKETEQKEPAKADKEDADKAQATEAKKQKAAEAKAKAKAEAEKKKRQEEKRKARQKELEKARAKKKAAEKARKKAEQKKKAAAKKAREQAEARRKAREKAQREAEKKRAQREKRKKEQAAKDKARRESALKDQLKRAEQQQETQSKLEKQLKQEQQARQASRQSDARQRYKQSIKQRVENNWIKPPDADNVSCKVRVKQLPSGQITSKKIVTSCGSSAANRSVKRAIERSSPLPSPPSQNLFEPEINFTFAPNQ, encoded by the coding sequence ATGTGGCGTTATCTGATCCGTAACTGGCGCGCCGTGCTCTTCGCTATCGGCGTTCACGTATTACTTGGCCTGCTGATCTTTTTCGGCGTGCGATACAACACGCAGCCGTCACCGAAGTCAGGCGGCAAGCAGCCCGAGATCGTGCAGGCGCAGCTGAAACAATCGCAGCCGGATCAGACAAAGCCGAAACAGTCCAAGCCCGAAGAGTCGGATAAAAAGTCGAATTCGACGGCTGACAAAGAGACTGAGCAAAAAGAACCGGCGAAGGCCGATAAAGAAGACGCCGATAAGGCCCAAGCTACCGAGGCTAAAAAGCAAAAAGCCGCCGAAGCTAAAGCCAAAGCCAAAGCCGAGGCCGAAAAGAAAAAACGTCAGGAAGAAAAACGTAAGGCTCGGCAAAAAGAGCTGGAAAAAGCTCGAGCCAAGAAAAAAGCGGCCGAAAAAGCTCGGAAAAAAGCTGAACAAAAGAAAAAAGCAGCCGCAAAGAAAGCACGCGAACAGGCTGAAGCGCGTCGGAAAGCACGTGAAAAGGCACAGCGTGAAGCTGAGAAAAAACGCGCTCAGCGCGAAAAGCGGAAAAAGGAGCAAGCCGCCAAAGACAAAGCCAGGCGTGAGTCGGCCCTTAAGGACCAATTAAAACGCGCTGAACAACAGCAAGAGACCCAGAGTAAGTTAGAAAAGCAATTAAAGCAGGAACAACAAGCCCGACAAGCGAGTCGGCAATCGGATGCCAGACAGCGCTATAAACAATCGATCAAGCAGCGTGTGGAAAACAACTGGATCAAGCCGCCCGATGCCGATAACGTATCGTGCAAGGTACGAGTCAAACAGTTGCCAAGCGGCCAGATAACGAGTAAAAAAATCGTGACAAGTTGTGGCAGTTCGGCGGCCAACCGGTCGGTCAAGCGCGCCATCGAGCGGTCAAGTCCGCTGCCGTCACCGCCGTCTCAGAACCTATTTGAGCCCGAGATCAATTTCACATTCGCGCCGAATCAATGA
- the tolQ gene encoding protein TolQ codes for MEVATDFSVWGLIVQASVFVKLILLILLTASVASWVVIFSKRRTIKLAIDEMEDFEDRFWTGGNIKDIYAETMAENDQPQGMSALFKVGYEQLSRQRNAQDVLPADIVSSVQRAMRVTLSREMQRFESGVAMLATVGSVSPYVGLFGTVWGIISAFNGLSEMERASLSMVAPGISEALVATAMGLFAAIPAVVAYNYLTNRLEYLENRLETFTEEMTGIVERGLNVQRTRE; via the coding sequence ATGGAAGTCGCGACTGATTTTTCGGTCTGGGGTTTGATTGTCCAGGCCAGTGTTTTCGTCAAACTGATTCTATTGATCTTGCTGACCGCCTCGGTTGCGTCTTGGGTCGTTATATTCTCGAAACGCCGGACCATTAAGCTGGCGATCGACGAAATGGAAGATTTCGAGGACCGTTTTTGGACGGGCGGAAATATCAAAGATATTTATGCCGAAACCATGGCGGAAAACGATCAGCCGCAAGGGATGTCCGCGCTGTTCAAGGTTGGTTACGAGCAGTTGTCACGCCAACGAAACGCACAGGACGTGCTGCCCGCTGACATTGTGTCGTCGGTGCAACGTGCCATGCGGGTGACTCTGTCGCGCGAAATGCAGCGTTTCGAGTCGGGGGTGGCGATGTTAGCGACGGTTGGCTCGGTCAGCCCCTACGTCGGCCTGTTCGGTACGGTCTGGGGAATCATTAGCGCTTTCAACGGTCTCAGTGAGATGGAGCGCGCGAGCTTGTCGATGGTCGCCCCGGGGATTTCCGAAGCGCTCGTGGCCACCGCGATGGGATTGTTCGCGGCTATTCCGGCAGTTGTGGCCTACAACTATTTGACCAATCGACTGGAATATCTGGAAAACCGGCTCGAGACCTTCACCGAGGAAATGACGGGGATCGTCGAGCGCGGTCTCAACGTCCAGCGGACTCGGGAATGA
- the ruvC gene encoding crossover junction endodeoxyribonuclease RuvC, with product MNSAGPRILGVDPGSTITGFAIIDGGAKPTAQRVDCIRLPSADFPTRLGVIFERLSAIIAEFAPDELAIEDVFVARNAASALKLGQARGAAICAGASVGMHVAEYSPTQIKQAVVGRGHAQKQQVQHMVSLLLGLTTPPQADAADAAAVALCHAHHAQTEARSVYAHVAAGRA from the coding sequence GTGAATAGCGCGGGGCCACGCATCCTCGGTGTCGATCCTGGCTCGACCATTACAGGGTTTGCCATTATCGATGGTGGTGCCAAGCCAACGGCGCAGCGCGTGGATTGCATTCGACTGCCGAGTGCGGACTTCCCGACCCGGCTCGGCGTTATTTTCGAGCGTTTATCCGCCATAATTGCCGAGTTTGCGCCGGATGAGTTGGCCATCGAGGATGTGTTCGTCGCCCGCAACGCAGCTAGTGCGTTGAAGCTTGGTCAAGCGCGCGGAGCGGCGATTTGCGCTGGCGCCTCAGTCGGCATGCATGTTGCCGAATATTCGCCAACCCAGATTAAACAGGCTGTGGTCGGTCGCGGTCATGCGCAAAAGCAACAAGTCCAGCATATGGTCTCGTTATTGCTGGGGCTGACGACGCCACCGCAAGCCGATGCTGCCGACGCGGCGGCTGTCGCCTTGTGCCACGCTCACCACGCGCAAACCGAAGCCCGCTCGGTTTACGCGCACGTCGCGGCGGGGCGCGCATGA
- the ruvB gene encoding Holliday junction branch migration DNA helicase RuvB — MTDDRAIDAHAKTEDSAGDRALRPAGLADYIGQSDVREQLEIFVAAARSRAESLDHVLIFGPPGLGKTSLAHVLAAEMGVGFRQTSGPVLEKPGDLAALLTNLESNDVLFIDEIHRLPSVVEEVLYPALEDYQIDIVIGEGPAARSVKLDLPAFTLVGATTRAGALTSPLRDRFGIVNRLRFYEPDEMTAIVHRSARILGVNIADDGADELARRARGTPRIANRLLRRVRDFAEVKSDGRVTATIASQAMDLLAVDQNGFDVMDRTVLTMLIDKFDGGPVGIDSLAAAIGESRETIEDVVEPYLIQQGFIMRTPRGRQATRTAYTETGRVPPPRTEDAATERDLFNR, encoded by the coding sequence ATGACTGACGACCGGGCGATCGATGCCCACGCTAAAACCGAAGACAGTGCCGGCGACCGCGCCTTGCGTCCGGCCGGCTTGGCGGATTATATCGGCCAGTCCGATGTGCGCGAGCAACTCGAAATTTTCGTGGCTGCGGCGCGTTCACGCGCCGAGTCACTCGATCATGTGCTGATTTTTGGCCCGCCGGGGTTGGGCAAGACCTCACTGGCGCACGTGTTGGCTGCCGAAATGGGTGTTGGGTTTCGCCAAACCTCTGGACCGGTGCTCGAAAAACCGGGCGATTTGGCCGCGCTTTTGACTAATCTCGAGTCCAACGATGTGTTGTTCATTGACGAGATTCACCGTCTGCCGTCAGTGGTCGAAGAGGTGCTGTATCCCGCGCTCGAGGACTATCAAATAGACATCGTGATCGGCGAAGGGCCAGCCGCACGCTCGGTTAAACTCGATCTGCCGGCGTTTACGCTGGTGGGGGCAACCACCCGGGCAGGTGCGCTGACCTCGCCGCTGCGCGATCGGTTTGGCATCGTTAATCGCCTACGTTTCTACGAACCGGATGAGATGACCGCTATCGTTCATCGCTCCGCGAGGATTCTGGGCGTGAATATCGCCGATGATGGCGCCGATGAACTGGCCCGACGGGCCCGCGGCACACCGCGCATCGCCAATCGGCTGTTACGCCGCGTGCGCGATTTCGCCGAAGTCAAAAGCGATGGCCGCGTGACGGCGACCATTGCCAGCCAAGCCATGGATTTGCTCGCCGTCGACCAAAATGGTTTCGACGTGATGGATCGCACAGTGCTAACGATGTTGATCGACAAGTTTGACGGCGGCCCGGTCGGGATCGATAGCCTGGCTGCGGCTATTGGCGAATCGCGGGAAACTATCGAGGATGTTGTCGAGCCGTATTTGATCCAGCAAGGCTTTATCATGCGCACGCCGCGCGGCCGTCAGGCAACCCGGACCGCTTACACCGAAACGGGGCGTGTACCGCCACCGCGGACCGAGGATGCGGCGACCGAGCGCGATCTGTTCAACCGTTGA